Proteins found in one Planctomycetes bacterium MalM25 genomic segment:
- a CDS encoding Trehalose utilization translates to MFGFENPLLGATVRYALFIACFASLLVSPHEATSAEYLTPRGRPPAGWTRLEWPEKRAILFGQFAPTDGEKQAIDAAMPTGAAPPVDPPRVLIFYRCQYPHASIATGVYALEQLGEATGAFRPTLSEDPADFNPATLAEFDAVLLIHTTSYDRTIGPSGQAALADFMQRGKGLVGIHAAADASAGWSVGADLMGGVFRGHPWLPRDEWAIKLESPDHPLNAAFGGEGFWLADEIYIYRPGTFSRTRSRVLLSLDMAQAHNRESKQIPERMLGHVSESGDYPIAWLHERGGGRVFYSNLGHSAATFREPAVLRHYLDGVLYACGRLSADATPSAELSETATAPAPDRE, encoded by the coding sequence ATGTTCGGCTTTGAAAATCCGCTTCTAGGAGCCACGGTGCGCTACGCTCTCTTCATTGCTTGCTTCGCTTCGCTGTTGGTCTCCCCTCACGAAGCGACATCGGCCGAGTACCTCACGCCGCGTGGCCGCCCGCCCGCGGGCTGGACGCGTCTGGAGTGGCCGGAAAAGCGGGCGATCCTGTTCGGGCAGTTCGCACCGACCGACGGGGAGAAGCAGGCGATCGACGCGGCGATGCCGACCGGCGCAGCGCCCCCCGTCGATCCGCCACGGGTGTTGATCTTCTACCGCTGCCAGTACCCGCACGCCTCGATCGCCACGGGTGTGTACGCGCTGGAGCAACTCGGCGAGGCGACCGGCGCCTTCCGGCCGACGCTCTCGGAGGACCCGGCCGATTTCAACCCGGCGACGCTCGCCGAGTTCGACGCGGTCCTGCTGATCCACACGACCAGCTACGACCGGACGATCGGCCCGTCGGGGCAGGCGGCGCTCGCCGACTTCATGCAGCGGGGCAAGGGGCTGGTTGGCATCCACGCCGCGGCGGACGCCAGCGCGGGGTGGTCGGTCGGAGCCGACCTGATGGGGGGCGTCTTCCGAGGCCACCCTTGGCTGCCGCGGGATGAGTGGGCGATCAAGCTCGAGTCGCCCGATCACCCGCTCAACGCCGCGTTCGGAGGAGAGGGTTTCTGGCTCGCCGACGAGATCTACATCTACCGCCCCGGCACCTTCTCACGAACGCGCTCGCGCGTGCTGCTCAGCCTCGACATGGCGCAGGCCCACAACCGGGAGAGCAAGCAGATCCCCGAACGGATGCTCGGGCACGTGAGCGAGAGCGGCGACTACCCGATCGCCTGGCTGCATGAACGGGGCGGGGGACGCGTGTTCTATTCGAACTTGGGCCACAGCGCGGCCACTTTTCGCGAACCCGCGGTGCTCCGGCACTATCTGGATGGTGTGCTCTACGCGTGCGGCCGGCTGTCGGCCGACGCGACCCCCTCCGCGGAGCTCAGCGAGACGGCCACCGCTCCGGCGCCCGATCGCGAGTAG